The Catenuloplanes niger genome includes a window with the following:
- a CDS encoding TIGR03936 family radical SAM-associated protein, translating into MQRIRLRYAKRGPLRFTSHRDFARAFERALRRAGIPIAFSQGFTPHPKISYASAAPTGVASEAEYLEIGLQTRTDPETVRAALDAALSPGLDVLEAVEAGPGSLADRIDASHWRIELPGITPEVLDRAVTAFRDAPDVSVERLTKQGRRQLDARTPVTRIEVKSEGDAPSGVEAAPCAILDLVVRQVTPSVRPDDVLSGLRVVADLEPPVPPRATRLAQGTLTAQGEIVDPLAADRDGATIGGS; encoded by the coding sequence GTGCAGCGGATTCGTCTCCGCTATGCCAAGCGCGGCCCGCTCCGGTTCACCTCGCACCGGGACTTCGCGCGCGCGTTCGAGCGGGCTCTGCGCCGCGCGGGCATCCCCATCGCGTTCTCCCAGGGGTTCACCCCCCACCCCAAGATTTCGTACGCGTCCGCGGCGCCGACCGGTGTGGCCAGCGAAGCGGAGTACCTGGAGATCGGCCTGCAGACCCGTACCGACCCGGAGACGGTCCGCGCCGCGCTGGACGCCGCGCTCTCACCCGGCCTGGACGTGCTGGAGGCGGTCGAGGCCGGCCCCGGCAGCCTCGCCGACCGGATCGACGCCTCGCACTGGCGGATCGAGCTGCCCGGGATCACCCCGGAGGTGCTCGACCGGGCGGTCACGGCGTTCCGCGACGCGCCGGACGTGAGTGTCGAACGCCTCACCAAACAGGGGAGGCGCCAGCTCGACGCACGTACGCCGGTCACCCGCATCGAGGTCAAATCGGAGGGGGACGCACCTTCCGGGGTCGAGGCTGCACCGTGTGCGATACTGGACCTTGTCGTGCGGCAGGTCACCCCGTCCGTGCGACCCGATGACGTCCTGTCCGGCCTCCGCGTGGTGGCCGACCTGGAGCCGCCGGTGCCGCCGAGGGCGACACGGCTGGCGCAGGGCACGCTGACCGCGCAGGGGGAGATCGTCGACCCGCTGGCAGCGGACCGCGACGGGGCAACCATCGGTGGGAGCTGA
- a CDS encoding class I SAM-dependent methyltransferase, protein MRGADIRDTTAVEDRHWWYRERRALLARELRRLPAGPGRRAIEIGAAGGGNCLVMRDFGYQVLATEFLPEGVEIARARGLDAIQADARDLPVDSASRDLLVAFDVLEHIEEDDRAAAEIHRVLRPGGTALIAVPADMRLWSVFDELSGHVRRYHRAGLTALITGAGLRVDALRSWNVLLRPAVALRRTASVRPSSEAALRHDVTAVHPVLNALLGGIVRLERGLPVGRLPGVSLVLRAHKP, encoded by the coding sequence ATGCGCGGCGCCGACATCCGGGACACCACCGCGGTCGAGGACCGCCACTGGTGGTACCGCGAACGCCGCGCGCTGCTGGCCCGGGAACTGCGGCGGCTGCCGGCCGGCCCCGGCCGCCGAGCCATCGAGATCGGCGCGGCCGGCGGCGGGAACTGCCTGGTCATGCGCGACTTCGGCTATCAGGTGCTGGCCACCGAGTTCCTGCCGGAGGGCGTCGAGATCGCGCGCGCCCGCGGTCTCGACGCGATCCAGGCGGACGCGCGCGACCTGCCGGTCGATTCGGCGAGCCGGGACCTGCTCGTCGCGTTCGACGTGCTGGAACACATCGAGGAGGACGACCGCGCGGCCGCCGAGATCCATCGCGTGCTGCGCCCCGGCGGGACCGCGCTCATCGCCGTACCGGCCGATATGCGTTTGTGGTCGGTCTTCGATGAACTCAGCGGGCACGTCCGGCGCTACCACCGGGCCGGCCTGACCGCGCTGATCACCGGCGCGGGTCTGCGCGTCGACGCGCTCCGGAGCTGGAACGTGCTGCTCCGCCCGGCCGTCGCGCTCCGCCGCACCGCGAGCGTCCGGCCGTCGTCCGAGGCGGCGCTGCGACACGACGTGACGGCCGTCCATCCGGTGCTCAACGCGCTGCTCGGCGGCATCGTCCGGCTCGAACGCGGCCTCCCGGTCGGCCGTCTCCCCGGCGTCTCGCTCGTCCTCCGCGCGCACAAACCCTGA
- a CDS encoding glucose-1-phosphate thymidylyltransferase, whose protein sequence is MKALMLAGGRGTRLRPLTHTSAKQLFPVANKPVIFYGLEAMREAGITEVGVITGETGAEVRAALGDGSRFGLRITYIPQDAPRGLAHCVLIARDFLGDDDFVMYLGDNFLLGGVQELVSSFRAGDYEAQILLAAVDDPRSYGVATLGRSGEIVGLTEKPAEPESDLAIVGVYLFSPAIHRAVREIGPSARGELEITDAVQWLIAHGHRVHSHLVSGYWKDTGRARDILECNRMVLESAEPRLDGTVDGRTEIIGRVVLEAGAVVEDSVLRGPIVIGTGTKIVRSYVGPFTSIADNCMLEDAEIEYSIVFDNASIRGVSRIGESIIGRDARVLPAPRTPAAHQLIVGDHSTVRLRA, encoded by the coding sequence ATGAAGGCTCTGATGCTGGCCGGTGGGCGGGGTACCCGGCTGCGGCCGCTCACACACACCTCCGCGAAGCAGTTGTTCCCGGTCGCGAACAAGCCGGTGATCTTCTACGGGCTGGAGGCGATGCGCGAGGCGGGCATCACCGAGGTCGGGGTGATCACCGGGGAGACGGGCGCGGAGGTTCGGGCCGCGCTGGGCGACGGATCCCGGTTCGGGCTGCGGATCACCTATATCCCCCAGGACGCGCCGCGCGGGCTGGCCCACTGCGTGCTGATCGCGCGGGACTTCCTCGGCGACGACGACTTCGTCATGTACCTCGGCGACAACTTCCTGCTGGGCGGCGTCCAGGAGCTGGTCTCGTCGTTCCGGGCCGGCGACTACGAGGCGCAGATCCTGCTCGCGGCCGTGGACGACCCGCGCTCGTACGGCGTGGCCACGCTCGGCCGCAGCGGTGAGATCGTCGGGCTGACCGAGAAGCCGGCCGAGCCGGAGAGCGACCTGGCGATCGTCGGCGTCTACCTGTTCAGCCCCGCGATCCACCGGGCGGTGCGCGAGATCGGCCCGTCCGCGCGCGGCGAGCTGGAGATCACCGACGCGGTGCAGTGGCTGATCGCGCACGGCCACCGGGTGCACTCGCACCTGGTCAGCGGCTACTGGAAGGACACCGGGCGGGCACGGGACATCCTGGAGTGCAACCGGATGGTGCTGGAGTCGGCGGAGCCGCGGCTGGACGGCACGGTCGACGGCCGGACCGAGATCATCGGGCGTGTGGTGCTGGAGGCCGGCGCGGTGGTCGAGGACTCGGTGCTGCGCGGGCCCATCGTGATCGGCACCGGCACCAAGATCGTCCGCTCGTACGTGGGCCCGTTCACCTCGATCGCGGACAACTGCATGCTGGAGGACGCGGAGATCGAGTACTCGATCGTCTTCGACAACGCGTCGATCCGCGGCGTCTCCCGGATCGGTGAATCGATCATCGGCCGGGACGCCCGGGTGCTGCCCGCGCCGCGCACGCCCGCGGCCCACCAGCTGATCGTCGGCGACCACAGCACCGTCCGGCTGCGGGCCTGA
- the rplU gene encoding 50S ribosomal protein L21, whose product MYAIVKTGGKQYKVAEGDVIEVEKLVGEPGDAVKLAALLLVDGDDLVTDAAQLAKVSVSGEIAEHTKGPKIRIHKFKNKTGYHKRQGHRQPLTKIKVTGIDSGKK is encoded by the coding sequence ATGTACGCGATCGTCAAGACCGGCGGCAAGCAGTACAAGGTCGCCGAGGGCGACGTGATCGAGGTCGAGAAGCTCGTGGGTGAGCCCGGCGACGCGGTGAAGCTCGCGGCGCTGCTCCTCGTTGACGGCGATGACCTGGTGACCGACGCGGCGCAGCTTGCCAAGGTTTCGGTGTCCGGCGAGATCGCCGAGCACACCAAGGGCCCGAAGATCCGGATCCACAAGTTCAAGAACAAGACCGGCTACCACAAGCGTCAGGGGCACCGTCAGCCGCTGACGAAGATCAAGGTGACCGGCATCGACAGCGGCAAGAAGTAG
- a CDS encoding Rne/Rng family ribonuclease, producing MPVKAARTRTRTRKAAAPVAEGETGEDAPAAPARRTRTRKAAAPALAAEPAAESPADAGTPADAVGAESHPETQAGVNPEISPVPIALEADEAPAAPVKATRTRTRTRKAAAPAAESAPQEQLPIVVVPLDDEIEDESGAATPVAAPVEPAEEEPRTRRRRAAMPPPVLFMAPEPEPVVPVTRRAEPPAAALVAPAEAVTVPEPAMADDEPEPIETGRRRRRRRGAVADVVEPDEDEIADVRGRGIDGALEEPDETADDVEDELDAESDDDEAAGRRRRRRGRRGRGRGRGTSDDEVGDEDQPEGEADAPVAESEDDEEEDGGEPMTRRRRRRRRKGSGDTDEAEEAGVHTVVRIREPRAVADEVQGVSGSTRLEAKRQRRRDGREQRRTRPPILSESEFLARREAVDRTMVVRQTSDRTQIAVLEDGILVEHYVSRGSSGTMAGNVYLGKVQNVLPSMEAAFVDIGRGRNAVLYAGEVNWDATGLEGRARSIEQALRSGDSVLVQVTKDPIGHKGARLTSHIALSGRHLVYVPHGNASGISRKLPDNERKRLRDVLKKLVPDGAGVIVRTAAEGASEDELARDVKRLQAQWEDIQARAAEGGAPVALYEEPDLLVRVVRDLFNEDFREVLVQGEDAYDMVEDYLTHVSPDLVDRLHRYTGVGDIFSEKRIDEQILKGLDRKVFLPSGGHLVIDRTEAMTVVDVNTGKYTGAGGNLEETVTRNNLEAAEEIVRQLRLRDLGGIVVIDFIDMVLESNRELVLRRLTECLGRDRTKHQVTEITSLGLVQMTRKRIGAGLLEAFSETCDHCKGRGLVIHTEPVSDRKNGNNGHGHGAGDRVKAVASAAAPPRQESARSERSERSERSERSESRSEGRSEGRRRGRKAAELVVAESATAQAVLAEPETRPELEIAPEPEPIAPESIVPEPVAPSAEPVAPSPEPVSPAPVVSGGITGILQQAAPAPSLSAYEAASYDDTMGYDLSRYESSGYDEDDEADDGESARLAGAEDPDALGDDDDAEGGPGGRRRPRRGTRRRTRP from the coding sequence GTGCCGGTCAAGGCGGCCCGCACGCGCACCCGGACCCGCAAGGCCGCCGCGCCCGTCGCTGAGGGCGAGACCGGCGAGGACGCGCCCGCCGCACCCGCGCGCCGCACCCGGACCCGCAAGGCCGCTGCCCCGGCGCTCGCCGCCGAGCCGGCCGCGGAGTCGCCGGCCGACGCCGGGACGCCCGCGGACGCGGTCGGTGCGGAGTCGCACCCCGAGACGCAGGCCGGCGTGAACCCGGAGATCAGCCCGGTGCCGATCGCGCTGGAGGCGGACGAGGCCCCGGCCGCGCCGGTCAAGGCGACCCGCACGCGCACCCGGACCCGCAAGGCCGCGGCCCCGGCCGCCGAGAGCGCGCCGCAGGAGCAGCTGCCGATCGTGGTGGTCCCGCTGGACGACGAGATCGAGGACGAGTCCGGCGCCGCCACCCCGGTCGCCGCGCCTGTGGAGCCGGCCGAGGAGGAGCCGCGCACCCGGCGCCGCCGCGCCGCGATGCCGCCGCCGGTGCTGTTCATGGCGCCCGAGCCGGAGCCGGTCGTGCCGGTCACCCGCCGGGCCGAGCCGCCGGCCGCCGCGCTGGTCGCGCCGGCCGAGGCCGTGACCGTGCCGGAGCCGGCCATGGCGGACGACGAGCCGGAGCCGATCGAGACCGGCCGTCGCCGGCGCCGCCGCCGTGGCGCGGTCGCCGACGTGGTGGAGCCGGACGAGGACGAGATCGCCGACGTCCGCGGCCGGGGCATCGACGGTGCCCTGGAGGAGCCGGACGAGACCGCGGACGACGTCGAGGACGAGCTGGACGCGGAGTCGGACGACGACGAGGCCGCCGGTCGCCGGCGCCGCCGCCGTGGCCGCCGTGGCCGTGGTCGTGGCCGGGGCACCTCGGACGACGAGGTCGGCGACGAGGACCAGCCGGAGGGCGAGGCCGACGCGCCCGTCGCCGAGTCCGAGGACGACGAGGAGGAGGACGGCGGCGAGCCGATGACCCGCCGTCGCCGCCGGCGCCGTCGCAAGGGCTCCGGTGACACGGACGAGGCCGAGGAGGCCGGCGTCCACACGGTCGTGCGCATCCGCGAGCCGCGCGCCGTCGCCGACGAGGTGCAGGGCGTCTCCGGCTCGACCCGGCTCGAGGCGAAGCGCCAGCGTCGCCGCGACGGCCGTGAGCAGCGCCGGACCCGGCCGCCGATCCTGTCGGAGTCGGAGTTCCTGGCCCGCCGCGAGGCCGTCGACCGGACGATGGTGGTCCGGCAGACCAGCGACCGTACGCAGATCGCGGTGCTGGAGGACGGCATCCTGGTCGAGCACTACGTCAGCCGCGGCTCCTCCGGGACCATGGCCGGCAACGTGTACCTCGGCAAGGTGCAGAACGTGCTGCCCAGCATGGAGGCGGCGTTCGTCGACATCGGGCGCGGCCGCAACGCCGTGCTCTACGCCGGCGAGGTCAACTGGGACGCGACCGGCCTGGAGGGGCGCGCCCGCTCGATCGAGCAGGCGCTGCGCTCCGGCGACTCGGTGCTGGTGCAGGTGACCAAGGACCCGATCGGGCACAAGGGCGCGCGGCTGACCAGCCACATCGCGCTCTCCGGCCGGCACCTGGTCTACGTGCCGCACGGCAATGCGTCCGGGATCAGCCGCAAGCTGCCGGACAACGAGCGCAAGCGGCTCCGTGACGTGCTGAAGAAGCTGGTGCCGGACGGTGCGGGCGTGATCGTGCGGACCGCGGCCGAGGGCGCCAGCGAGGACGAGCTGGCCCGCGACGTCAAGCGGCTGCAGGCGCAGTGGGAGGACATCCAGGCGCGGGCCGCCGAGGGTGGCGCGCCGGTCGCGCTCTACGAGGAGCCCGACCTGCTGGTCCGGGTGGTCCGCGACCTGTTCAACGAGGACTTCCGCGAGGTCCTGGTGCAGGGCGAGGACGCCTACGACATGGTGGAGGACTACCTCACCCACGTCTCGCCGGACCTGGTCGACCGGCTGCACCGCTACACCGGCGTCGGCGACATCTTCAGCGAGAAGCGGATCGACGAGCAGATCCTCAAGGGCCTGGACCGCAAGGTCTTCCTCCCGTCCGGCGGTCACCTGGTGATCGACCGGACCGAGGCGATGACCGTGGTCGACGTCAACACCGGCAAGTACACCGGCGCGGGCGGCAACCTCGAGGAGACCGTCACCCGGAACAACCTGGAGGCGGCCGAGGAGATCGTGCGCCAGCTGCGGCTGCGCGACCTCGGTGGCATCGTGGTCATCGACTTCATCGACATGGTGCTGGAGAGCAACCGCGAGCTGGTGCTGCGCCGGCTGACCGAGTGCCTGGGCCGGGACCGGACCAAGCACCAGGTCACCGAGATCACCTCGCTCGGCCTGGTGCAGATGACGCGCAAGCGGATCGGTGCGGGCCTGCTGGAGGCGTTCAGCGAGACCTGTGACCACTGCAAGGGCCGCGGCCTGGTCATCCACACCGAGCCGGTCAGCGACAGGAAGAACGGCAACAACGGTCACGGCCACGGCGCGGGCGACCGGGTGAAGGCGGTGGCCTCGGCCGCCGCGCCGCCCCGGCAGGAGTCCGCGCGGTCCGAACGGTCGGAGCGGTCCGAGCGGTCCGAGCGGTCGGAGAGCCGGTCGGAGGGCCGTTCCGAGGGCCGTCGCCGGGGCCGGAAGGCGGCCGAGCTGGTGGTGGCCGAGTCCGCGACCGCGCAGGCCGTGCTGGCCGAGCCGGAGACCCGGCCGGAGCTCGAGATCGCGCCGGAGCCGGAGCCGATCGCGCCGGAGTCGATCGTGCCGGAGCCGGTGGCGCCCTCCGCGGAGCCGGTCGCGCCCTCGCCGGAGCCGGTCTCGCCGGCCCCCGTCGTGTCCGGCGGGATCACCGGGATCCTTCAGCAGGCGGCCCCCGCGCCGTCGCTGTCGGCGTACGAGGCCGCCAGCTACGACGACACCATGGGCTACGACCTCTCGCGGTACGAGAGCTCCGGCTACGACGAGGACGACGAGGCCGACGACGGCGAGTCGGCCCGGCTCGCCGGTGCGGAGGATCCGGACGCGCTCGGCGACGACGATGACGCCGAGGGCGGCCCCGGCGGCCGTCGGCGGCCCCGGCGGGGCACCCGCCGGCGTACCCGTCCCTGA